The following are from one region of the Sandaracinus amylolyticus genome:
- a CDS encoding DUF1552 domain-containing protein, whose protein sequence is MTKKLLLSRRTALIGTFGTTIALPFLEAMAPARARAQTTSPSRYVVCFAGSSIGTSRNLFVPGATGAGYPLTMALAPIGAHGVNDDVGVVTGLRIPWQTGSEVPPGGRPVEFHSSTVGPLLSGVRATGRDAGARGPTSEQIVAQAIGAETRFRSLELRVQASTYRGGDSNKARMSYRRDGSGRIVAVPPVISPRLAFDTLFSGGAPTDDEDAAARALRLQQRRSVLDSVGDRISRLMGRVGTADRRRLERHFDELRAIERAIDEIPTTGVCEVPPDPGRDAPIDVTTEEGGSREIGYAHEKERARVMCDLVRMSLACDLTRSVSLMITCAQSFMNVVALPGLEGRNIDVHELGHGAGSIEEMSRAIAWHVDSFSYLVKTLRETPDDDASLLDRTALVLLFEGGHGHDPESGEAGKSHSSENMAALFAGRVGGLRPGRHIAAAGAHPARVAVSAMNAVGVEGGLGEVSSRLDAMFEA, encoded by the coding sequence ATGACGAAGAAGCTGTTGCTCTCGCGCCGAACCGCGCTGATCGGGACCTTCGGCACCACGATCGCGCTGCCCTTCCTCGAGGCGATGGCGCCGGCTCGCGCGCGCGCCCAGACGACCTCGCCATCGCGCTACGTCGTGTGCTTCGCGGGCAGCTCGATCGGGACCAGCCGCAACCTCTTCGTGCCCGGCGCGACCGGCGCCGGATATCCGCTCACGATGGCGCTCGCGCCGATCGGCGCCCACGGCGTGAACGACGACGTCGGTGTGGTCACGGGGCTTCGCATCCCGTGGCAGACCGGCAGCGAGGTGCCGCCCGGAGGTCGTCCCGTCGAGTTCCACTCGAGCACGGTGGGCCCGCTGCTCTCGGGCGTGCGCGCGACCGGACGCGACGCGGGCGCGCGCGGTCCGACGTCGGAGCAGATCGTCGCGCAGGCGATCGGCGCCGAGACGCGCTTCCGCTCGCTCGAGCTGCGCGTGCAGGCGAGCACCTATCGTGGCGGCGACTCCAACAAGGCGCGCATGTCGTATCGCCGCGACGGCTCGGGCCGCATCGTCGCGGTGCCGCCGGTGATCTCGCCGCGGTTGGCGTTCGACACGCTGTTCAGCGGCGGCGCGCCCACCGACGACGAGGACGCCGCAGCGCGCGCGCTGCGCCTCCAGCAGCGACGCAGCGTGCTCGACTCGGTGGGCGATCGCATCTCGCGGCTGATGGGCCGGGTGGGCACCGCCGATCGCCGTCGTCTCGAGCGTCACTTCGACGAGCTGCGCGCGATCGAGCGCGCGATCGACGAGATCCCCACGACCGGCGTGTGCGAGGTCCCGCCCGATCCCGGCCGCGACGCGCCGATCGACGTGACCACCGAGGAGGGCGGCTCGCGCGAGATCGGCTACGCGCACGAGAAGGAGCGCGCGCGTGTGATGTGCGATCTCGTGCGGATGTCGCTCGCGTGCGATCTCACGCGCTCGGTGAGCCTGATGATCACCTGCGCGCAGTCGTTCATGAACGTGGTCGCGCTGCCGGGGCTCGAGGGCCGCAACATCGACGTGCACGAGCTCGGTCACGGCGCGGGATCGATCGAGGAGATGTCGCGCGCGATCGCGTGGCACGTCGACTCGTTCTCGTACCTGGTGAAGACGCTGCGCGAGACGCCCGACGACGACGCGTCGCTGCTCGATCGCACCGCGCTCGTGCTGCTCTTCGAGGGCGGGCACGGGCACGATCCCGAGAGCGGCGAGGCGGGCAAGTCGCACTCGTCGGAGAACATGGCGGCGCTGTTCGCGGGCCGCGTCGGTGGGCTGCGTCCGGGGCGTCACATCGCGGCGGCGGGCGCGCACCCGGCGCGGGTCGCGGTGTCGGCGATGAACGCGGTCGGCGTCGAGGGCGGGCTCGGCGAGGTGAGCTCGAGGCTCGACGCGATGTTCGAGGCGTGA
- a CDS encoding DUF1592 domain-containing protein, producing the protein MRAALSALVAVLAIGCTGYVENGPSGPLGGPRTPTTPTEPLTTPSELGPIALRRLTRDELGHVVRDLTGVDVRVELELLPEDPETPFDNDASLQIASGPLVLGIERIAETVAARVLDDPALRARVVGCEPSAIDDACMRTFVARFGRRALRRPLAPDEVETFAALPRTAGAQNVDQALSIVLRALLQDPELVYRVEIGEEVSPGVVRLSSNELAARLSFLLWGTTPDDDLLDRVDRGELDRPEGVRAVAEDMLRDPRAAQQVARFHAMWLGYRRLPHPAALASSLSRETEALLTRVVLDERRPWLDVFTSDETYVDRALAEHYEIDPPDGDGPAWVRYPEGSERAGILSHGTFLSAASKWGDTSPTQRGVLVQERLFCTHIPPPSPELLRMAGASVDEPPPDRGSPCKSARYAAHASGACAHCHLQVDPIGFGLERYDVAGRFREHDEGLTECTLDGRGELAGVGEFSGPGELGALVASSDRAERCAVQQVLRFALGEADPELGARTLDGLVSRFDREGGHLHTLLIELVASHAFRHRMVPADEEG; encoded by the coding sequence ATGCGAGCCGCGCTCTCCGCGCTCGTCGCCGTGCTGGCGATCGGGTGCACCGGGTACGTGGAGAACGGTCCGAGCGGGCCGCTCGGAGGTCCACGCACGCCCACCACACCGACCGAGCCGCTCACGACACCGAGCGAGCTCGGCCCGATCGCGCTCCGCCGTCTCACCCGCGACGAGCTCGGGCACGTCGTCCGCGACCTCACCGGCGTCGACGTGCGCGTCGAGCTCGAGCTGCTCCCCGAAGATCCCGAGACGCCGTTCGACAACGACGCGTCGCTGCAGATCGCGTCGGGCCCGCTGGTGCTCGGCATCGAGCGCATCGCGGAGACCGTCGCGGCGCGGGTGCTCGACGATCCCGCGCTGCGCGCGCGAGTCGTCGGGTGCGAGCCGAGCGCGATCGACGATGCGTGCATGCGCACCTTCGTCGCCCGCTTCGGTCGCCGCGCGCTGCGCCGTCCGCTCGCGCCCGACGAGGTCGAGACGTTCGCCGCGCTGCCGCGCACCGCGGGCGCGCAGAACGTCGATCAGGCGCTCTCGATCGTGCTGCGCGCACTGCTGCAGGACCCCGAGCTCGTCTATCGCGTCGAGATCGGCGAGGAGGTCTCGCCCGGCGTGGTTCGTTTGAGCTCCAACGAATTGGCGGCGCGCCTCTCGTTCCTGCTCTGGGGCACGACCCCCGACGACGACCTGCTCGACCGCGTCGATCGCGGCGAGCTCGATCGTCCCGAGGGTGTGCGCGCCGTCGCCGAGGACATGCTGCGCGACCCCCGCGCCGCCCAGCAGGTCGCGCGCTTCCACGCGATGTGGCTCGGGTATCGACGCCTGCCGCACCCCGCCGCGCTCGCGTCGTCGCTCTCGCGCGAGACCGAGGCGCTGCTCACGCGCGTGGTGCTCGACGAGCGGCGCCCCTGGCTCGACGTGTTCACGTCGGACGAGACCTACGTCGATCGTGCGCTCGCCGAGCACTACGAGATCGATCCGCCCGACGGCGACGGGCCCGCGTGGGTGCGTTATCCCGAGGGCTCGGAGCGCGCGGGCATCCTCTCGCACGGCACGTTCCTCTCCGCGGCGTCGAAGTGGGGCGACACCAGCCCGACCCAGCGCGGCGTGCTCGTGCAGGAGCGCCTCTTCTGCACGCACATCCCGCCGCCTTCGCCCGAGCTCCTGCGCATGGCGGGCGCGAGCGTCGACGAGCCGCCGCCCGATCGCGGCAGCCCCTGCAAGAGCGCGCGCTACGCGGCGCACGCCAGCGGCGCCTGCGCGCACTGCCACCTCCAGGTCGATCCGATCGGCTTCGGGCTCGAGCGCTACGACGTCGCGGGTCGCTTCCGCGAGCACGACGAGGGCCTCACCGAGTGCACCCTCGACGGCCGCGGCGAGCTCGCCGGAGTGGGCGAATTCTCGGGCCCCGGAGAGCTCGGTGCGCTGGTCGCGTCGAGCGATCGCGCGGAGCGCTGCGCGGTGCAGCAGGTGCTGCGCTTCGCGCTCGGCGAGGCCGATCCCGAGCTCGGCGCGCGCACGCTCGACGGCCTGGTCTCGCGCTTCGATCGCGAGGGCGGTCACCTGCACACGCTGCTGATCGAGCTCGTGGCGAGCCACGCGTTCCGCCACCGGATGGTTCCCGCCGACGAGGAGGGCTGA
- a CDS encoding vWA domain-containing protein — translation MKPGHFFLLVLSLTAACTERGDDSFRPPLGDAGSFDAGTTNPPHDGGGFPDVQRIDAGVCTDSVDVVFVIDVSSSMNFVLEELEDDVGMVVDAATELAPDPHFGFIGYVDNHAFATNGALEGGRVHTQASTLQSAFRQFLTTYTNPNRNPGDGPGGPTTQNPICEENALDALHAAATEFPWRPNATRVIIIATDDTFIEPTDNYGDRDHDGDWTSTDYPREGNYPALHSMAQTIAAVRSARARVFSFTRLSPPGFLSRCGTDRRLEWSQITNGWSAPYNGAAPIPDSTDGRNFDLAMVQSGSLSLATTINDVVIESYCQPPLF, via the coding sequence ATGAAGCCGGGGCACTTCTTCCTTCTCGTCCTCTCACTGACTGCGGCCTGCACCGAGCGCGGCGACGACTCGTTCCGCCCACCGCTCGGCGACGCGGGCTCGTTCGACGCCGGCACCACGAATCCACCCCACGACGGGGGCGGGTTCCCCGACGTGCAGCGCATCGACGCGGGCGTGTGCACCGACAGCGTCGACGTCGTGTTCGTGATCGACGTGTCGAGCTCGATGAACTTCGTGCTCGAGGAGCTCGAGGACGACGTCGGCATGGTGGTCGATGCCGCGACCGAGCTCGCGCCCGATCCCCACTTCGGCTTCATCGGCTACGTCGACAACCACGCGTTCGCGACGAACGGCGCGCTCGAGGGCGGGCGCGTGCACACCCAGGCGTCGACGCTGCAGAGCGCGTTCCGCCAGTTCCTCACGACGTACACGAACCCGAACCGCAATCCCGGTGACGGCCCGGGCGGCCCGACGACGCAGAACCCGATCTGCGAGGAGAACGCGCTCGACGCGCTCCACGCCGCGGCGACCGAGTTCCCGTGGCGGCCCAACGCGACGCGCGTGATCATCATCGCGACCGACGACACGTTCATCGAGCCGACCGACAACTACGGCGATCGCGATCACGACGGCGACTGGACCAGCACCGATTATCCGCGTGAGGGCAATTACCCCGCGCTGCACTCGATGGCGCAGACGATCGCCGCGGTCCGGAGCGCGCGAGCGCGTGTGTTCTCGTTCACCCGCCTGTCGCCGCCCGGGTTCTTGAGCCGCTGCGGCACCGATCGCCGGCTCGAGTGGTCGCAGATCACCAACGGCTGGAGCGCACCGTACAACGGTGCAGCGCCGATCCCCGACTCGACCGACGGGCGCAATTTCGATCTCGCGATGGTGCAGTCGGGCTCGCTGAGCCTCGCCACGACGATCAACGACGTCGTGATCGAGTCGTATTGTCAGCCGCCGCTCTTCTGA
- a CDS encoding S-(hydroxymethyl)glutathione dehydrogenase/class III alcohol dehydrogenase, with the protein MKTRAAVAYEAGKPLVVEEVDLEGPKAGEVLVELKATGVCHTDEFTRSGADPEGLFPVIFGHEGAGIVREVGAGVTSVSPGDHVVLLYTPECRQCKSCLSRKTNLCTAIRATQGKGLMPDGTSRFSKNGKLIHHYMGCSTFSQYTVLPDIAVAKVRNDAPFDTICYVGCGVTTGIGAVLFTAKVEPGANVVVFGLGGIGLNVIQGAKMVGADKIVGVDINPAREALGRSLGMTHFVNPKDVKGDLVAHLVELTGGGADYSFECVGNVQLMRQALECCHRGWGTSVIIGVAGAGQEISTRPFQLVTGRVWKGSAFGGARGRTDVPKIVDWYMDKKIVIDPLITHRLPLERINEAFDLMHAGTSIRTVIEYS; encoded by the coding sequence ATGAAGACACGTGCTGCGGTCGCGTACGAGGCGGGCAAGCCTCTCGTCGTCGAAGAAGTCGATCTCGAAGGGCCGAAGGCGGGCGAGGTGCTCGTCGAGCTCAAGGCCACCGGCGTCTGCCACACCGACGAGTTCACTCGCTCGGGCGCGGATCCCGAGGGCCTCTTCCCCGTCATCTTCGGGCACGAAGGCGCGGGCATCGTGCGCGAGGTCGGCGCGGGCGTGACCAGCGTGTCGCCCGGCGATCACGTCGTGCTGCTCTACACACCCGAGTGCCGGCAGTGCAAGTCGTGCCTCAGCCGCAAGACCAACCTCTGCACCGCGATCCGCGCCACGCAGGGCAAGGGTCTGATGCCCGACGGCACCAGCCGCTTCTCGAAGAACGGGAAGCTCATCCACCACTACATGGGCTGCTCGACGTTCTCGCAGTACACGGTGCTGCCCGACATCGCCGTCGCGAAGGTCCGCAACGACGCGCCGTTCGACACCATCTGCTACGTCGGCTGCGGCGTCACGACCGGCATCGGCGCCGTGCTCTTCACGGCGAAGGTCGAGCCCGGCGCGAACGTCGTGGTGTTCGGCCTCGGCGGCATCGGGCTCAACGTGATCCAGGGCGCGAAGATGGTCGGCGCGGACAAGATCGTCGGCGTCGACATCAACCCGGCGCGCGAGGCGCTCGGGCGCTCGCTCGGAATGACCCACTTCGTCAATCCCAAGGACGTGAAGGGCGATCTCGTCGCGCACCTCGTCGAGCTCACGGGCGGCGGCGCGGACTACAGCTTCGAGTGCGTCGGCAACGTGCAGCTGATGCGTCAGGCGCTCGAGTGCTGCCATCGCGGCTGGGGCACGAGCGTGATCATCGGCGTCGCGGGCGCGGGGCAGGAGATCTCGACGCGCCCGTTCCAGCTCGTCACCGGGCGCGTGTGGAAGGGCAGCGCGTTCGGCGGCGCGCGCGGACGCACCGACGTCCCGAAGATCGTCGACTGGTACATGGACAAGAAGATCGTGATCGACCCGCTGATCACGCATCGCCTCCCGCTCGAGCGCATCAACGAGGCGTTCGACCTGATGCACGCCGGCACCTCGATCCGCACCGTCATCGAGTACTCGTGA